A single Drosophila miranda strain MSH22 chromosome XR, D.miranda_PacBio2.1, whole genome shotgun sequence DNA region contains:
- the LOC108152084 gene encoding AF4/FMR2 family member 4 isoform X2, whose product MSATLFDMAAQPEEQQQQLQQQQQQSLLSTLEEQQLVAGLACLELSEGITATSNCDGSDSGLDVASSCCLSRVTLQRGLSSTSGGYTSSNGLEDIYDSCELKVVTSGIVDLAPSETGSEKESPPRRTSTTSAVKKKVAMFEPEQNAENATPKAQPLEQLRGRVANLKRAVSLPRNCAAPPSPATPAAGSREKARLSSSSFRVPTTPTATPTSTSASTRLARPQKPDTLPSALNRAQSVQRLAQVQRTPSLSRARTPGTPSDDGRWPANRGAGGARRGMSVTPEVSVSRMRGSPAPGGTLPRRRKQQSVEDLTGGRLSRSNSISRAAAAAVDARMTSSVMVVPTSRRSLAPATAKVNSLRRPLQTVQGRTKIYHETAVQTALTSEDLEQVLGGGLLQTRALDAVEQRDQSSQAEPDQRDFELEQLRQEVRQLSGKLQREREEKLAMQQELHLNTERVMGMLELARVVSASAGTPTSEDSNDGGGHDSLLMLESQIQMSGHELFERQQEIGQLRAMCRTLQLEMRRSLATQQLLLQEKAAIELESSELQDFLQHEKAAQCDALRELEGEHQAARAQLAHREEEAKVLRDECRHLVRLNEQRRQENRLLQTKYAALETKSRELIHQQNASVAGASTALSGLHSRLDGLVEQLVYSYSISEQDLEDIRFQAESEQVHNGVRPNGLDLQLCPATAGEAMHTLVLASDGSLSPQRNQSFIAAVIGAIRQATTHSGKRLSLRQAGKRNGGAGSGAGGGGGGGGGGGGGSTQNGSGTATATTGHEQPGEDSDSTEMLDSETEPCLLMMDNVLEDVVHPDSHSHNMVSSCTGMISQIELPTEMISHQNGGDDSLQQLSQAITNRQQMELHMHKISALPMNPRDQCNTEELSCHDSLAELPSLMEYSTAQAVVDQVIEVDTLVTKLLKVLRLVQLDNDNCIQQLIVDKNKLQQHKEDMLEKLKDLEDVNLKLQDELMDATQELMIKGSDLSGAKAEMQRHRNEIDSQIKLKSALFRLK is encoded by the exons ATGTCTGCCACGCTCTTCGACATGGCGGCGCAACCGgaggaacagcaacagcaactgcaacagcaacaacaacagtctCTCCTGTCGACTCTCGAGGAACAGCAACTGGTGGCCGGACTGGCCTGTCTGGAACTGAGCGAAGGGATCACAGCGACCAGCAACTGCGATGGCAGCGACAGCGGCCTGGACGTGGCTAGCAGCTGTTGCCTCTCCCGGGTGACGCTGCAGCGCGGCCTCAGCAGCACCAGCGGGGGCTACACCAGCAGCAATGGCCTGGAGGACATCTACGACAGCTGCGAGCTGAAGGTGGTCACCAGCGGCATAGTGGATCTGGCTCCCAGCGAGACTGGCAGCGAGAAGGAGTCGCCTCCGAGGCGCACGAGCACCACCAGCGCCGTGAAGAAGAAGGTGGCCATGTTTGAGCCGGAACAGAATGCAGAGAACGCCACCCCGAAGGCACAGCCCCTGGAGCAGCTGCGTGGCCGAGTGGCCAACCTAAAGAGGGCCGTGAGCTTGCCCAGAAACTGTGCGGCACCTCCGTCCCCGGCCACACCGGCAGCCGGTAGCCGCGAAAAGGCACGGCTCTCGTCCTCCTCCTTTCGGGTGCCGACCACGCCCACGGCCACACCCACGTCCACGTCCGCGTCTACGCGACTGGCGCGCCCACAGAAACCCGATACGCTGCCCAGCGCCCTCAATCGGGCCCAGTCCGTGCAGCGCCTGGCCCAGGTTCAGAGAACCCCATCCCTCAGCCGGGCACGGACGCCAGGAACCCCCTCCGACGATGGTCGCTGGCCAGCTAATCGGGGGGCAGGAGGAGCCCGTCGCGGAATGTCAGTGACCCCGGAAGTGAGTGTCAGTCGCATGAGGGGCAGTCCGGCACCAGGGGGAACCCTGCCCCGCCGTCGCAAGCAGCAGTCCGTGGAGGATCTGACGGGCGGACGGCTCTCCAGGAGCAACTCGATCAGTcgagccgccgccgccgctgtgGATGCCAGGATGACGTCCTCGGTGATGGTGGTGCCCACGAGCAGGCGGAGCTTGGCTCCGgccaccgccaaagtgaacTCCCTGCGGCGTCCCCTGCAGACGGTGCAGGGCCGGACGAAGATCTATCACGAGACGGCAGTACAGACGGCGCTGACCAGCGAGGACCTGGAGCAGGTCCTGGGCGGGGGTCTACTGCAGACGCGAGCTCTGGACGCAGTGGAGCAGAGGGATCAAAGTAGCCAGGCGGAGCCAGACCAGCGGGACTTTGAGCTGGAGCAACTGCGACAAGAAGTGCGCCAGCTGAGCGGGAAACTGCAGCGGGAGCGGGAGGAGAAGCTGGCCATGCAGCAGGAGCTGCACCTGAACACGGAGCGGGTCATGGGAATGCTGGAGCTGGCCCGCGTGGTCAGCGCCAGCGCTGGGACGCCCACATCTGAGGACAGCAACGACGGAGGCGGCCACGACAGCCTCCTCATGCTGGAGTCGCAGATCCAGATGAGCGGACACGAGCTGTTCGAGCGCCAGCAGGAGATTGGCCAGCTGCGGGCCATGTGCCGCACTCTCCAGTTGGAGATGCGCCGATCACTGGCCacgcagcagctgctgctccaggaGAAGGCAGCCATCGAGCTGGAGTCCAGCGAGCTGCAGGACTTCCTGCAGCACGAGAAGGCCGCCCAGTGCGACGCCCTGCGAGAGCTCGAGGGGGAGCACCAGGCGGCTAGGGCACAGCTGGCCCATCGCGAGGAGGAGGCCAAAGTGCTGCGCGACGAGTGCCGGCACCTGGTGCGGCTGAATGAGCAGAGGCGCCAGGAGAACCGGCTGCTGCAGACCAAGTACGCGGCCCTGGAGACCAAGTCGCGGGAGCTGATCCACCAGCAGAATGCCTCGGTGGCGGGCGCCTCCACAGCCCTCTCCGGACTGCACTCCCGGCTGGATGGACTCGTGGAGCAGCTGGTCTACTCCTACAGTATTTCCGAGCAGGATTTGGAG GACATCCGCTTTCAAGCAGAATCCGAACAGGTCCATAATGGCGTTAGGCCCAATGGACTGGACCTTCAGCTCTGTCCGGCCACTGCTGGAGAGGCCATGCACACGCTTGTCCTAGCCAGCGATGGCTCCCTGTCGCCGCAGCGCAACCAATCCTTCATAGCAGCCGTCATCGGTGCCATTCGCCAGGCCACCACACACTCTGGCAAGCGTCTCTCGCTGCGTCAGGCGGGAAAGCGCAATGGAGGAGCAGGATCAGGAGCAggcggcggaggaggaggaggaggaggaggaggaggaggttcCACTCAAAACGGGTCGGGAACGGCCACAGCAACAACGGGCCATGAGCAGCCAGGAGAAGATTCCGACTCGACGGAAATGCTGGACTCTGAGACAGAACCCTGCCTGCTAATGATGGACAATGTGTTGGAGGATGTGGTCCATCCGGACTCTCACTCACACAACATGGTCTCCTCCTGCACGGGCATGATCTCCCAGATCGAGCTGCCCACAGAGATGATCAGTCACCAGAACGGAGGCGACGACTCGCTGCAGCAGCTGTCGCAGGCCATCACCAATCGCCAGCAAATGGAGCTGCACATGCACAAGATCAGTGCACTTCCCATGAA TCCACGCGATCAATGCAACACAGAGGAGCTGAGCTGCCACGACTCGCTCGCAGAGCTGCCATCTCTGATGGAGTACAGCACGGCCCAGGCAGTGGTGGATCAGGTGATCGAGGTGGACACGCTGGTCACCAAGCTGCTCAAGGTCCTGAGACTTGTTCAGCTGGACAACGACAATTGCATCCAGCAACTGATTGTGGACAA GAACAAACTACAACAGCATAAGGAGGACATGCTGGAGAAACTAAAAGACTTGGAGGACGTCAATCTGAAGCTGCAGGACGAACTCATGGATGCCACACAGGAGCTGATGATCAAGGGGAGCGACCTCAGCGGGGCCAAGGCCGAGATGCAGCGCCACCGCAACGAGATCGAC TCACAAATCAAGCTCAAAAGCGCACTCTTTCGTTTAAAATGA
- the LOC108152084 gene encoding uncharacterized protein LOC108152084 isoform X1 yields the protein MSATLFDMAAQPEEQQQQLQQQQQQSLLSTLEEQQLVAGLACLELSEGITATSNCDGSDSGLDVASSCCLSRVTLQRGLSSTSGGYTSSNGLEDIYDSCELKVVTSGIVDLAPSETGSEKESPPRRTSTTSAVKKKVAMFEPEQNAENATPKAQPLEQLRGRVANLKRAVSLPRNCAAPPSPATPAAGSREKARLSSSSFRVPTTPTATPTSTSASTRLARPQKPDTLPSALNRAQSVQRLAQVQRTPSLSRARTPGTPSDDGRWPANRGAGGARRGMSVTPEVSVSRMRGSPAPGGTLPRRRKQQSVEDLTGGRLSRSNSISRAAAAAVDARMTSSVMVVPTSRRSLAPATAKVNSLRRPLQTVQGRTKIYHETAVQTALTSEDLEQVLGGGLLQTRALDAVEQRDQSSQAEPDQRDFELEQLRQEVRQLSGKLQREREEKLAMQQELHLNTERVMGMLELARVVSASAGTPTSEDSNDGGGHDSLLMLESQIQMSGHELFERQQEIGQLRAMCRTLQLEMRRSLATQQLLLQEKAAIELESSELQDFLQHEKAAQCDALRELEGEHQAARAQLAHREEEAKVLRDECRHLVRLNEQRRQENRLLQTKYAALETKSRELIHQQNASVAGASTALSGLHSRLDGLVEQLVYSYSISEQDLEDIRFQAESEQVHNGVRPNGLDLQLCPATAGEAMHTLVLASDGSLSPQRNQSFIAAVIGAIRQATTHSGKRLSLRQAGKRNGGAGSGAGGGGGGGGGGGGGSTQNGSGTATATTGHEQPGEDSDSTEMLDSETEPCLLMMDNVLEDVVHPDSHSHNMVSSCTGMISQIELPTEMISHQNGGDDSLQQLSQAITNRQQMELHMHKISALPMNPRDQCNTEELSCHDSLAELPSLMEYSTAQAVVDQVIEVDTLVTKLLKVLRLVQLDNDNCIQQLIVDKNKLQQHKEDMLEKLKDLEDVNLKLQDELMDATQELMIKGSDLSGAKAEMQRHRNEIDRLNEDICTLSTLCSSYKKLSPTTEFPPMRLLSPPSQDTEQGDVAGILNLLRMWQAGGQLQDPRLSGYLQTLCGSQVPSLPQDNNNVERLRIYANQLEHVSRVLGDGLPLELHTPLQQLRQDMETVRLNANWTQLLDLNEPDHNANGDVNLASSSQLP from the exons ATGTCTGCCACGCTCTTCGACATGGCGGCGCAACCGgaggaacagcaacagcaactgcaacagcaacaacaacagtctCTCCTGTCGACTCTCGAGGAACAGCAACTGGTGGCCGGACTGGCCTGTCTGGAACTGAGCGAAGGGATCACAGCGACCAGCAACTGCGATGGCAGCGACAGCGGCCTGGACGTGGCTAGCAGCTGTTGCCTCTCCCGGGTGACGCTGCAGCGCGGCCTCAGCAGCACCAGCGGGGGCTACACCAGCAGCAATGGCCTGGAGGACATCTACGACAGCTGCGAGCTGAAGGTGGTCACCAGCGGCATAGTGGATCTGGCTCCCAGCGAGACTGGCAGCGAGAAGGAGTCGCCTCCGAGGCGCACGAGCACCACCAGCGCCGTGAAGAAGAAGGTGGCCATGTTTGAGCCGGAACAGAATGCAGAGAACGCCACCCCGAAGGCACAGCCCCTGGAGCAGCTGCGTGGCCGAGTGGCCAACCTAAAGAGGGCCGTGAGCTTGCCCAGAAACTGTGCGGCACCTCCGTCCCCGGCCACACCGGCAGCCGGTAGCCGCGAAAAGGCACGGCTCTCGTCCTCCTCCTTTCGGGTGCCGACCACGCCCACGGCCACACCCACGTCCACGTCCGCGTCTACGCGACTGGCGCGCCCACAGAAACCCGATACGCTGCCCAGCGCCCTCAATCGGGCCCAGTCCGTGCAGCGCCTGGCCCAGGTTCAGAGAACCCCATCCCTCAGCCGGGCACGGACGCCAGGAACCCCCTCCGACGATGGTCGCTGGCCAGCTAATCGGGGGGCAGGAGGAGCCCGTCGCGGAATGTCAGTGACCCCGGAAGTGAGTGTCAGTCGCATGAGGGGCAGTCCGGCACCAGGGGGAACCCTGCCCCGCCGTCGCAAGCAGCAGTCCGTGGAGGATCTGACGGGCGGACGGCTCTCCAGGAGCAACTCGATCAGTcgagccgccgccgccgctgtgGATGCCAGGATGACGTCCTCGGTGATGGTGGTGCCCACGAGCAGGCGGAGCTTGGCTCCGgccaccgccaaagtgaacTCCCTGCGGCGTCCCCTGCAGACGGTGCAGGGCCGGACGAAGATCTATCACGAGACGGCAGTACAGACGGCGCTGACCAGCGAGGACCTGGAGCAGGTCCTGGGCGGGGGTCTACTGCAGACGCGAGCTCTGGACGCAGTGGAGCAGAGGGATCAAAGTAGCCAGGCGGAGCCAGACCAGCGGGACTTTGAGCTGGAGCAACTGCGACAAGAAGTGCGCCAGCTGAGCGGGAAACTGCAGCGGGAGCGGGAGGAGAAGCTGGCCATGCAGCAGGAGCTGCACCTGAACACGGAGCGGGTCATGGGAATGCTGGAGCTGGCCCGCGTGGTCAGCGCCAGCGCTGGGACGCCCACATCTGAGGACAGCAACGACGGAGGCGGCCACGACAGCCTCCTCATGCTGGAGTCGCAGATCCAGATGAGCGGACACGAGCTGTTCGAGCGCCAGCAGGAGATTGGCCAGCTGCGGGCCATGTGCCGCACTCTCCAGTTGGAGATGCGCCGATCACTGGCCacgcagcagctgctgctccaggaGAAGGCAGCCATCGAGCTGGAGTCCAGCGAGCTGCAGGACTTCCTGCAGCACGAGAAGGCCGCCCAGTGCGACGCCCTGCGAGAGCTCGAGGGGGAGCACCAGGCGGCTAGGGCACAGCTGGCCCATCGCGAGGAGGAGGCCAAAGTGCTGCGCGACGAGTGCCGGCACCTGGTGCGGCTGAATGAGCAGAGGCGCCAGGAGAACCGGCTGCTGCAGACCAAGTACGCGGCCCTGGAGACCAAGTCGCGGGAGCTGATCCACCAGCAGAATGCCTCGGTGGCGGGCGCCTCCACAGCCCTCTCCGGACTGCACTCCCGGCTGGATGGACTCGTGGAGCAGCTGGTCTACTCCTACAGTATTTCCGAGCAGGATTTGGAG GACATCCGCTTTCAAGCAGAATCCGAACAGGTCCATAATGGCGTTAGGCCCAATGGACTGGACCTTCAGCTCTGTCCGGCCACTGCTGGAGAGGCCATGCACACGCTTGTCCTAGCCAGCGATGGCTCCCTGTCGCCGCAGCGCAACCAATCCTTCATAGCAGCCGTCATCGGTGCCATTCGCCAGGCCACCACACACTCTGGCAAGCGTCTCTCGCTGCGTCAGGCGGGAAAGCGCAATGGAGGAGCAGGATCAGGAGCAggcggcggaggaggaggaggaggaggaggaggaggaggttcCACTCAAAACGGGTCGGGAACGGCCACAGCAACAACGGGCCATGAGCAGCCAGGAGAAGATTCCGACTCGACGGAAATGCTGGACTCTGAGACAGAACCCTGCCTGCTAATGATGGACAATGTGTTGGAGGATGTGGTCCATCCGGACTCTCACTCACACAACATGGTCTCCTCCTGCACGGGCATGATCTCCCAGATCGAGCTGCCCACAGAGATGATCAGTCACCAGAACGGAGGCGACGACTCGCTGCAGCAGCTGTCGCAGGCCATCACCAATCGCCAGCAAATGGAGCTGCACATGCACAAGATCAGTGCACTTCCCATGAA TCCACGCGATCAATGCAACACAGAGGAGCTGAGCTGCCACGACTCGCTCGCAGAGCTGCCATCTCTGATGGAGTACAGCACGGCCCAGGCAGTGGTGGATCAGGTGATCGAGGTGGACACGCTGGTCACCAAGCTGCTCAAGGTCCTGAGACTTGTTCAGCTGGACAACGACAATTGCATCCAGCAACTGATTGTGGACAA GAACAAACTACAACAGCATAAGGAGGACATGCTGGAGAAACTAAAAGACTTGGAGGACGTCAATCTGAAGCTGCAGGACGAACTCATGGATGCCACACAGGAGCTGATGATCAAGGGGAGCGACCTCAGCGGGGCCAAGGCCGAGATGCAGCGCCACCGCAACGAGATCGAC CGCCTCAACGAAGACATCTGCACGCTGAGCACCCTCTGCAGCAGCTACAAGAAGCTGTCGCCCACCACAGAGTTTCCGCCCATGCGCCTGCTCTCGCCCCCCAGCCAAGACACCGAGCAGGGCGATGTGGCGGGTATCCTCAATCTCCTAAGGATGTGGCAGGCCGGCGGTCAGCTGCAGGATCCACGCCTCAGTGGGTATCTGCAAACGCTGTGTGGCAGCCAG GTCCCGAGTCTGCCGCAGGACAACAACAATGTGGAGCGCCTGAGGATCTACGCCAACCAACTGGAGCACGTCTCGCGAGTCCTGGGGGATGGCCTGCCCTTGGAGCTGCACACGCCACTCCAGCAGCTGCGGCAGGACATGGAGACCGTCAGGCTAAACGCCAACTGGACGCAGCTGCTGGATCTAAACGAACCTGACCACAATGCCAATGGGGATGTGAACTTGGCCTCATCGTCGCAGTTGCCTTGA